Proteins encoded by one window of Lycium barbarum isolate Lr01 chromosome 11, ASM1917538v2, whole genome shotgun sequence:
- the LOC132618010 gene encoding peroxidase 51-like isoform X1, which produces MVRLHILIIAVLTISSAIIFMPYLVSARLKTNYYAKTCPTVETIVRNVVNQKIQQSRITIAAVLRLFFHDCFVEGCDASVIIASTQGNTAERDHPDNLSLAGDGFDTVIKAKVAIDAIPSCKNKVSCADILAIATRDVIQLAGGPGYQVELGRLDGLTSKASNVEGNLPEPTFNLDRLNTMFASHGLNQADMIALSAAHTLGAAHCAKFSKRLYNFSPKNPVDPTLSKTYAAQLQQTCPKNVDPGTITLLDPTTPNTFDNVYFKNLQKGMGLFTSDQVLFTDKRSKGTVNLWASNSKAFQTAFVNAMIKLGRVGVKTGKNGNIRRDCGAFN; this is translated from the exons ATGGTTCGTTTACATATTCTTATTATAGCAGTTTTGACCATTTCTTCTGCCATTATTTTCATGCCATACTTGGTTTCTGCTAGACTCAAGACCAATTATTATGCCAAAACCTGTCCTACTGTTGAAACCATCGTACGTAATGTTGTTAATCAGAAAATCCAACAATCCCGGATCACAATCGCTGCAGTTCTCCGTCTATTCTTCCACGACTGCTTTGTTGAG GGCTGTGATGCTTCAGTCATAATAGCATCAACACAAGGGAACACAGCAGAAAGAGATCATCCAGATAATCTTTCATTGGCTGGAGATGGATTTGACACTGTTATCAAAGCAAAAGTAGCCATTGATGCCATCCCAAGCTGTAAAAATAAAGTTTCTTGTGCTGATATTCTTGCCATAGCAACTCGAGACGTTATTCAACTG GCTGGCGGACCAGGATATCAAGTGGAATTGGGAAGGTTAGATGGGTTGACATCAAAAGCTTCAAATGTGGAAGGCAACCTCCCTGAGCCTACTTTCAATTTGGATCGACTAAATACCATGTTTGCCTCTCATGGTCTAAATCAGGCTGACATGATCGCCCTCTCCG CAGCCCATACTCTTGGAGCTGCTCACTGCGCCAAGTTCTCCAAACGGCTTTACAACTTTAGCCCTAAAAACCCAGTGGATCCAACCCTAAGCAAGACATATGCAGCCCAATTACAACAAACTTGCCCAAAGAATGTGGATCCAGGTACGATCACCTTGTTGGACCCAACCACACCTAATACCTTTGACAATGTCTACTTCAAAAACTTGCAAAAAGGAATGGGCCTATTCACATCAGATCAAGTGTTGTTCACAGATAAACGGTCCAAAGGTACTGTTAATTTATGGGCCAGTAACTCTAAGGCTTTTCAAACCGCATTCGTGAATGCAATGATTAAATTGGGCCGGGTTGGTGTGAAGACGGGCAAAAATGGAAATATTCGCAGAGACTGTGGAGCATTTAATTGA
- the LOC132618010 gene encoding peroxidase 51-like isoform X2, with translation MVRLHILIIAVLTISSAIIFMPYLVSARLKTNYYAKTCPTVETIVRNVVNQKIQQSRITIAAVLRLFFHDCFVEGCDASVIIASTQGNTAERDHPDNLSLAGDGFDTVIKAKVAIDAIPSCKNKVSCADILAIATRDVIQLAGGPGYQVELGRLDGLTSKASNVEGNLPEPTFNLDRLNTMFASHGLNQADMIALSAHTLGAAHCAKFSKRLYNFSPKNPVDPTLSKTYAAQLQQTCPKNVDPGTITLLDPTTPNTFDNVYFKNLQKGMGLFTSDQVLFTDKRSKGTVNLWASNSKAFQTAFVNAMIKLGRVGVKTGKNGNIRRDCGAFN, from the exons ATGGTTCGTTTACATATTCTTATTATAGCAGTTTTGACCATTTCTTCTGCCATTATTTTCATGCCATACTTGGTTTCTGCTAGACTCAAGACCAATTATTATGCCAAAACCTGTCCTACTGTTGAAACCATCGTACGTAATGTTGTTAATCAGAAAATCCAACAATCCCGGATCACAATCGCTGCAGTTCTCCGTCTATTCTTCCACGACTGCTTTGTTGAG GGCTGTGATGCTTCAGTCATAATAGCATCAACACAAGGGAACACAGCAGAAAGAGATCATCCAGATAATCTTTCATTGGCTGGAGATGGATTTGACACTGTTATCAAAGCAAAAGTAGCCATTGATGCCATCCCAAGCTGTAAAAATAAAGTTTCTTGTGCTGATATTCTTGCCATAGCAACTCGAGACGTTATTCAACTG GCTGGCGGACCAGGATATCAAGTGGAATTGGGAAGGTTAGATGGGTTGACATCAAAAGCTTCAAATGTGGAAGGCAACCTCCCTGAGCCTACTTTCAATTTGGATCGACTAAATACCATGTTTGCCTCTCATGGTCTAAATCAGGCTGACATGATCGCCCTCTCCG CCCATACTCTTGGAGCTGCTCACTGCGCCAAGTTCTCCAAACGGCTTTACAACTTTAGCCCTAAAAACCCAGTGGATCCAACCCTAAGCAAGACATATGCAGCCCAATTACAACAAACTTGCCCAAAGAATGTGGATCCAGGTACGATCACCTTGTTGGACCCAACCACACCTAATACCTTTGACAATGTCTACTTCAAAAACTTGCAAAAAGGAATGGGCCTATTCACATCAGATCAAGTGTTGTTCACAGATAAACGGTCCAAAGGTACTGTTAATTTATGGGCCAGTAACTCTAAGGCTTTTCAAACCGCATTCGTGAATGCAATGATTAAATTGGGCCGGGTTGGTGTGAAGACGGGCAAAAATGGAAATATTCGCAGAGACTGTGGAGCATTTAATTGA
- the LOC132618011 gene encoding uncharacterized protein LOC132618011, with protein MGIRKDLHATQKDGKWYYPAACYSLSPDEKSKVCKFLKMVKVPDGYSSNVSRWVKLKDRKVYGMKSHDSHILLEQLLPLAIRGVVPNNVFDAITELSIFFRELCSKTLRVDVLDQLAAQIPITLSKLEKIFLPTFFDVMVHLVIHLPTEAKVAGPVQNRWMYPMERLMGKWKCYVRNRNQPEGSIAEGYIVEESLIFCSRYLHCGAKGYNRMDKNYEGDHVESYSGLSIFEQKDCPLLRDTSKNLEEFERKQAHLYVLRNCEEVQPFLQYVSLYYCVH; from the exons ATGGGTATAAGGAAAGATTTGCACGCAACTCAAAAGGATGGAAAATGGTATTATCCAGCAGCATGCTATTCTTTATCACCAGATGAGAAGTCTAAAGTATGCAAGTTCTTGAAAATGGTTAAGGTTCCAGATGGTTATTCTTCCAATGTATCACGGTGGGTGAAGTTAAAGGATCGTAAAGTTTATGGAATGAAGAGTCACGATTCTCATATTCTGTTGGAACAGTTGCTTCCTCTTGCAATTCGCGGAGTCGTGCCAAACAATGTCTTTGATGCTATCACCGAGTTAAGTATTTTCTTCAGAGAGTTGTGTTCAAAAACATTAAGGGTTGATGTTTTGGATCAACTTGCAGCTCAAATTCCAATAACATTATCCAAATTAGAAAAAATATTTCTACCAACATTTTTTGATGTTATGGTGCACTTGGTCATTCATCTCCCAACAGAAGCTAAGGTTGCTGGACCTGTACAAAACAGGTGGATGTACCCAATGGAGCG ATTAATGGGCAAATGGAAATGTTACGTTCGTAATAGAAATCAGCCTGAAGGATCTATTGCAGAGGGGTATATTGTTGAAGAAAGTCTAATATTTTGTTCAAGATATTTACATTGTGGTGCGAAAGGATATAATCGAATGGACAAAAATTATGAAGGTGATCATGTTGAGTCATACAGTGGATTATCAATATTTGAACAAAAGGATTGTCCGTTATTAAGAGATACATCCAAAAATCTTGAAGAGTTTGAGCGAAAACAAGCTCATCTTTATGTCTTGAGAAATTGTGAAGAAGTTCAACCATTTCTACAATAtgtttcattatattattgtgtTCACTAG